The Maylandia zebra isolate NMK-2024a linkage group LG4, Mzebra_GT3a, whole genome shotgun sequence genome includes a window with the following:
- the notch3 gene encoding neurogenic locus notch homolog protein 3 isoform X2 yields MEGNIPWILLSFLLFMHVCEGIRCVDQHRPCENGGTCLDSPSRCICRPGFIGPLCQHLDPCLRSQCQNGAACKSEVLNGVTQYTCVCQRGFRGQDCSLIDACATSPCANGARCVNWNNHYNCSCPPGFQGKNCRNDIDECRKPGVCLNGGTCINIHGSFRCQCQPGYSGRTCEVSTLPCAPSQCLNGGTCRQTSDHSYECACLPGFEGHNCENNVDDCPGHKCMNGGICVDGVNTYNCQCPPEWTGQYCAEDVNECQMQPNACHNGGTCFNTIGGHTCVCVNGWTGDDCSENIDDCAIAVCFNGATCHDRVASFFCECPVGKTGLLCHLDDACVSNPCNEGAVCDTNPLNGRAICTCPAGFVGGACNQDMDECSIGANPCEHFGKCVNTEGSFQCQCGRGYAGPRCEIDINECLSMPCQNDATCLDRIGEFTCICMPGYVGTYCETDVDDCESNPCVNDGICRDMVNGFTCTCQPGFTGTMCQIDIDECASTPCQNGAKCYDRPNGFECRCAEGYEGILCESNINNCQPDPCHHGTCIDGIASYTCNCEPGYTGYRCENQLNECHSNPCQNGGKCMDQVNKYICQCQHGTSGTNCEINFDDCASNPCDYGICKDGINRYDCVCKPGFTGPKCNVEIDECASSPCRNGGKCIDEENGFHCLCPDGFKPPYCYSQVDECGSGPCVHGSCRDDINGYRCDCEPGWVGKNCDLDRNDCLPSPCQNAGTCIDQLNGFTCKCRQGFRGNLCQVNINECESSPCLNKGTCVDGVASFTCLCELPYSGPTCAEVLTPCSPNPCANHAACIHTPDYMGYQCKCPPGWQGQLCNRDVNECISNPCKNRGTCANTLGGFVCSCRAGYTGLTCETDINDCSPNPCLSGGSCTDGVNFFHCSCLPGFTGSHCSVEINECQSSPCKNGGTCTDYVNSYTCTCMPGFTGIHCETNIPDCTESSCFNGGTCTDKINGYSCTCRSGFTGSHCQYEVNECDSQPCLNGGICQDALESFRCSCPKGYTGNRCQTPVDWCRRASPCHNGGRCRQKDASFICECTDGWSGRYCDIPRVSCEAAARQRGLQTDELCHHGGHCVNTGNTHYCKCPNDYTGSYCENQVDHCEDKPCRNGATCRGYVGGYQCDCMPGYTGKDCEIEINECQSHPCQNGGTCIDLVGHYICSCPPGTLGM; encoded by the exons atGTCGTCCCGGATTCATTGGTCCTCTCTGTCAACACCTGGATCCATGTCTTCGATCACAATGTCAGAATGGAGCAGCATGCAAGAGCGAGGTGCTCAATGGTGTCACACAGTACACTTGTGTGTGCCAGAGAGGGTTCAGAG GCCAAGACTGCTCCCTCATTGATGCTTGTGCGACAAGTCCCTGTGCCAACGGAGCCCGATGTGTCAATTGGAATAACCATTATAACTGTTCCTGTCCGCCTGGCTTCCAAGGAAAGAACTGCCGCAATGACATTGACGAGTGCCGCAAGCCTGGTGTTTGCCTCAATGGTGGAACCTGCATAAACATCCATGGGTCCTTCCGCTGTCAGTGCCAGCCAGGCTACAGCGGGCGCACATGTGAGGTGTCCACCTTGCCCTGTGCACCATCTCAGTGCCTTAATGGGGGCACATGTCGACAGACCAGCGATCATTCCTATGAGTGTGCTTGCCTACCAG GTTTTGAAGGACACAACTGTGAGAACAATGTGGATGACTGCCCAGGTCACAAGTGCATGAATGGAGGAATATGTGTAGATGGAGTTAATACATACAACTGCCAGTGTCCACCAGAATGGACAG GACAATACTGCGCTGAGGATGTAAATGAGTGTCAAATGCAACCCAATGCATGCCATAATGGGGGTACTTGCTTCAACACCATTGGTGGCCATACTTGTGTCTGCGTCAATGGCTGGACTGGAGATGACTGCAGTGAGAACATTGATGACTGTGCAATAGCTGTTTGCTTCAATGGCGCCACCTGTCATGACCGTGTAGCATCCTTTTTCTGCGAGTGCCCAGTTGGAAAGACAG GTTTGCTATGCCACCTTGATGATGCATGTGTAAGCAACCCTTGCAATGAGGGAGCAGTGTGTGACACCAACCCTCTTAATGGCCGTGCCATTTGTACCTGTCCTGCTGGCTTTGTAGGGGGTGCCTGCAACCAGGACATGGATGAATGCTCAATTG GTGCAAATCCATGTGAGCattttggaaaatgtgtgaaCACAGAGGGGTCTTTCCAGTGTCAATGTGGCCGGGGATATGCCGGCCCACGTTGTGAGATTGACATCAATGAATGCTTGTCCATGCCCTGCCAGAATGATGCCACTTGTCTTGACCGGATTGGAGAGTTCACCTGCATCTGCATGCCAG GCTACGTGGGCACATACTGCGAGACTGATGTGGATGACTGCGAGAGTAACCCATGTGTGAATGATGGGATATGTCGGGATATGGTCAATGGTTTCACGTGCACATGCCAGCCAG GGTTTACGGGTACCATGTGTCAAATAGACATAGACGAGTGCGCCAGCACGCCTTGTCAGAATGGAGCAAAATGCTACGATCGGCCCAATGGGTTTGAGTGCCGCTGTGCTGAAG GTTATGAGGGCATACTTTGTGAAAGTAACATCAACAACTGTCAGCCCGACCCATGTCACCATGGTACCTGCATTGATGGCATTGCCAGCTACACCTGTAACTGTGAACCTGGTTACACAGGGTATCGCTGTGAGAATCAATTAAATGAGTGCCACAGCAACCCTTGTCAGAATGGGGGCAAGTGTATGGACCAGGTCAACAAGTACATCTGCCAGTGCCAACATGGAACCTCGG GTACAAACTGCGAGATAAACTTTGATGACTGTGCCAGCAACCCATGTGACTATGGCATCTGCAAAGATGGCATTAATCGCTATGACTGTGTTTGCAAACCTGGCTTCACTG GTCCCAAATGTAATGTGGAAATAGATGAGTGTGCATCTAGCCCCTGCAGGAATGGAGGAAAATGTATAGATGAAGAGAATGGATTTCACTGCCTGTGTCCTGATGGCTTTAAGCCTCCTTACTGCTACTCTCAGGTGGATGAGTGTGGCAGTGGCCCATGCGTCCATGGCTCATGCAGGGACGACATTAATGG TTACCGCTGTGACTGTGAGCCGGGATGGGTGGGAAAGAACTGTGACCTGGACAGGAACGACTGTCTGCCAAGTCCCTGCCAGAATGCTGGCACATGCATTGATCAACTCAATGGTTTCACCTGCAAGTGTCGCCAAGGCTTCAGAG GTAACCTCTGCCAGGTGAACATCAATGAATGTGAGTCCAGTCCCTGTCTGAACAAGGGCACTTGTGTAGATGGCGTGGCAAGTTTCACTTGCCTGTGTGAGCTTCCTTACAGTGGACCCACTTGTGCTGAAGTCCTTACTCCTTGCTCTCCTAATCCCTGTGCCAATCATGCTGCCTGCATCCACACACCAGATTACATGGGTTATCAATGCAAATGCCCACCAGGGTGGCAAG GTCAGCTGTGTAACAGAGATGTGAATGAATGTATCTCAAACCCCTGCAAAAACCGTGGGACTTGCGCTAACACGCTCGGAGGGTTTGTGTGCTCTTGCAGAGCAGGATATACTGGGCTAACCTGCGAAACAGACATCAATGACTGTTCACCTA ATCCCTGCCTAAGTGGAGGTTCCTGTACAGATGGTGTGAACTTCTTCCACTGTAGCTGTCTGCCAGGCTTTACAGGGTCTCATTGTTCTGTAGAGATCAATGAATGCCAAAGTTCCCCTTGCAAAAATGGAGGCACTTGCACAGATTATGTTAACTCCTACACCTGTACCTGTATGCCTGGGTTTACTGGCATCCACTGCGAAACAAACATCCCTGATTGTACTGAAAG CTCTTGCTTCAATGGGGGGACATGCACAGATAAAATCAATGGATATTCCTGTACTTGTCGCTCTGGCTTCACCGGGTCCCACTGCCAGTATGAAGTCAATGAGTGTGACTCCCAGCCCTGCCTCAATGGAGGCATTTGTCAGGATGCCCTGGAGTCATTCCGTTGCTCTTGCCCCAAGGGCTATACTGGCAACCGTTGTCAG ACGCCAGTTGATTGGTGCAGGCGCGCATCTCCATGTCATAATGGAGGACGCTGCCGTCAAAAGGATGCCTCATTCATCTGTGAATGTACTGATGGCTGGTCTGGCCGTTACTGTGACATCCCTAGAGTCTCCTGTGAAGCTGCTGCCCGCCAAAGAG GGCTCCAGACGGATGAACTATGCCACCATGGTGGTCACTGTGTTAATACCGGGAATACTCACTATTGCAAATGTCCTAATGACTACACTGGAAGCTATTGCGAAAATCAAGTGGATCATTGTGAAGACAAACCTTGCCGCAATGGCGCCACCTGCAGGGGATATGTGGGAGGATACCAGTGTGAT TGTATGCCAGGTTATACCGGAAAGGACTGCGAGATAGAAATCAACGAGTGCCAGTCTCATCCCTGCCAGAATGGAGGCACTTGCATTGATTTGGTGGGACACTATATCTGCTCCTGTCCCCCTGGCACCCTGGGTATGTAA